The Bacteroidales bacterium sequence TTTGATGCTATACACCTATCAAACCTTGCATGTAAACTGGAGAAATTCCTTCCGGAAGGTGGTGCTAAAAATGTTGCCCGCCGCGATGGGATGGCTACAACAGTGCTCTCAGCCGTTACCACAATCGGCCGCATACCTGGCTATTATTTTCAGGCTGTTGGGAGCGGAACGGGCGCCATTGCTGCCTGGGAAGCTGACAAACGCTTTATAAAAGATGGTCGATACGGGAATAATAAGATGAAACTCATGGTTTCGCAGAACGCCCCTTTCTTACCTATTTATAACGCCTGGAAAGCCGGTTCACGGGAATTGTTGCCGCTCGATGATGATCTTGCCCGCAGGTATGTCGAGGAAATTTGGGCCAAAGTTTTATCTAACCGAAAACCTCCGTATTCAATATCGGGCGGTTTGTTCGATGCACTGAAGGATTCAGGTGGTGATGTATTATTGGTACCCAATAAGGAAGCCTTCTCAGCCGGAGAACTTTTTCTTGAAATTGAAGGGATAGACCTTCATCCGGCCGCTGCAGTGGCAACAGCTTCACTGATTAATGCCTGCCGTGAAAAAAAGGTGGAAAAAGATGCAGTGATCATGCTCAATATCACCGGGGGCGGGGAGGAGCGGTTCAAGAGAGGCCGGCAATTAAACTACCTGAAACCATCCGTCGTTTTCGACATTAATCCATCGTTGGACGATGTTAAAGTGAAGCTAGGTTCTCTGTTTGCAGATCACTAATTAGATGCAATACTAATCCAATAGTTTCAATTTTCAACTTTCAACTTTCAATTATTACTCATCGTCATTCTTCAGTTTGAACCTGAACCCCAGGTTTGCATAAAACGACTGCATTTTAGCTTCGATTGAATCATCCTTGAACTGGGGCGTCAGGCCCCATCCATAACTGACATCAAGGAAAAGAAACCAGATGTTCAACCCGGCACCGGCAGCGATATCGAACTGTGGACTTTTCAGGTCTGCTTTAACCAGGGGATAACTGTTTTCCTTGACATTAACCGGAATAAACATCGATGGCCCTAAAAATATTCTTAGGCTGGCAAAGTTTGAATTTTTCCCAATAAGCTTAAAACCAAAATTAACCGGGATTCTTATAAAGCTTGTATTATAGGTAAATACAGATTTTTCCGTATTTGCCGGGGTAAAAGATTGGTTCATTTTGTTGTAGAAAATACCCGGCTCGACATACATATTTCTGCCGATAGCAAGGCTTGCACCAATCTGAAATCCTGCGCGGCCATTAGCAATCAGGCTGTCAGGATCAGTTTTAAAACTTGGATTACTGTCGAAACGGGCGGCATTGATCCCGATTGCAGGTTTGAGCTCAAGCTGGGCAAAGCTGGCAGATACAAAAGAGCTTAGAAGGATTGTAAAAATGATGATCTTTTTCATATTTCACGGATTGAAAATATTATTGACAAAGATTATGAAAAATATTCGAAACAGAGATACATGATATTTGATATTCGAAGTTAATGACAACCTTATAACAACTTTATGACAACCTTATGACTATTTAATGACCACCTGATACAGGTAGAGGTACTGAGAGGAAATTTTAAAAAATGGCCTGAAATTTGATATATATTCAGGCAACTTTTAATGAGAGTTAAAGTCTTATTATTATGAAATTCAAACTAATTCATTATATGAAACCATTTATCGCCCTGTTCCTGCTTGTTTTCATGATTTCAGCAGTTTCCTGCAAAAAAGACCCGGAAGGGCCAAAACAACCAAAACCCATATATCTCCCCGAAAAAGCCGGTGAAGTTATTGCCGGTAGCAATGGCTTTGGCATCGATCTCTTCCGGGTTACGGCTTTACAAGAGGATGGCAACCTGATGCTTTCGCCGCTCAGCGCCGGCACGGCCCTTACCATGCTGCTCAATGGCTGCAATTCCCAGACTTATGTGCAGATCAGGGATATGCTGGGGTATGAAGGATTGACCCTTGATGAGATTAACAGTACTTACCGAAGTCTTATTGAGCAGTTGCTTGCTGTGGACCCTGAAGTTCAGCTTGCCCTGGCTAATGCAGTCTGGTACCGGCAGGATTTTTTAGTGAAGCAAACTTTCCTGGAGGTGATGGACAGCTCCTTTGAATCACAGATCGGAGCACTGGATTTCAGTCAGCCTTCAGCGCTTGAAACAATTAACAAATGGGCGAGCGACAATACCAATGGTAAGATTCCGAAAGTGCTTGAGGAAATTGAACCTGATATGGTTATGTTGCTGATGAATGCGCTGTATTTCAAAGGGACATGGACCTATCAGTTTGAAACAAACCAGACAGCAATCGCTCCCTTCCACCTTGAAAACGGAAGCGCCGTTAATGTCGATATGATGAGAAGCCTTATTCCGGTGAAAATGTATTCGGGCAACGGCGCTGCTGCAGTTGAACTCCCTTACGGCCGCCAGAATTTCTCGATGGTGATCATACTTCCTGATAATTCATTAGGAGAATATCTTACGGATTTTGACAAAGCGGATTGGAGTAGTATAACTGCCGCTTTGGATGCTATAACGGAGCCTGGGGAAGCTGAAATGATCGTGCCGAAATTTAAATTCGATTATGAGAAATACCTGAACGATCAGTTGAAAACACTTGGAATGATGGATGCTTTTGATCCATACCTGGCAGATCTTTCCGGCATTTCCGATGCGGATATTTACGTGGATTTTGTAAAACAGAATACTTATGTTGATGTGAACGAAGAAGGAACGGAAGCGGCCGCGGTTACAACGATCGGTATCAAGGAAGTAAGCATGCCGCCTTCATTTACCGTTGACAAGCCGTTCATTTTCGCGATAAGGGAAAGGACAACGAATACATTGCTGTTTATAGGTAAGGTTGAGAATCCGACATATTAAAAAAGTTTCTCGCTGATTTTCGCAGATTAAAGACGAAGATTCACACAGATCACTATATGAATGCAGCATCAATAACCATCTTCACCTTGATTTTATTGGTCATGTTTACAGCATGCGAAAAAAAAGAAGATTATATGGGTGAAGGTGTTATTACAGGATTTGACCCCAGGGACTGTGCATGCTGCGGAGGATTGCTGATCAACCTGAACAGCAGTTTCACTGAATTGATTACTGATAGCACTTACCAGGTCGATCATGTCCCGGGGAATTTCAACATTGATGTGAATACGGTTTTCCCGGTTCTCATCAGGTTGGATTATGAAAGGACAAATGCCCTTTGTGGCAAAACGATCGATATTATCAGGTTTGAAATAAAATAATCAAGCTCCCCGGATCATCAATTCTTCCATCTTTTTCGATAGTTCCCAGAGGACAATCCCTGCACTGATAGCAACGTTGAACGAATGTTTCGTGCCAAATTGCGGGATTTCTATGCAGCCATCAACAAGAGGAAGCAATCCTTCCTTTACCCCAAAAACTTCGTGGCCAAATATGAGGGCGATTTTCGACCCTAATTCAGGCTGAAACTGCTCCAGCGGAATGCTTTCATCAACCTGCTCAATAGCATAAACCATGAAACCTTCTTCTTTTAACAAACTGACCGCTGCTGCAACATCCTGGAAGTATTTCCATTCCACTGATTCCGTAGCTCCCAGGGCGGTTTTGGAAATATCCTTGTGTGGCGGCCTCGCTGAAATGCCGCAAATATAAATGCCGGAAACCCGGAACGCATCGGCAGTCCTGAAAATCGATCCCACATTATAAGCGCTGCGCACATCATCCAACACGATAATAACCGGCATCTTATCAGAGTTTTTGAACTCTTCGGCCGACAGTCGGTTAAGTTGAGCCATTGACAGCTTTTTCATAGAATGCTAAATTAATCTTATTTTTGCTTTACCCAAAGAATCCTCATTTTGAGCAACGATCCCGATATCATTGACACCCCGTTGATGCGGCAATATGCCACCATCAAGGCCAAATACCCGGATGCACTTCTGCTATTCCGCGTGGGTGATTTTTATGAAACCTTCGGTGAGGATGCGGTCAAAACATCAAAAATACTGGGTATCGTGCTTACCAGGCGTGCTAATGGCGCGGCTTCCTATGTCGACCTGGCCGGGTTTCCCTATCACGCCCTCGATACCTACCTGCCTAAACTGGTCAGGGCCGGACAACGGGTAGCAATTTGTGATCAGCTTGAAGACCCTAAACTGACCAAGAAGATTGTTAAACGGGGTGTAACGGAACTGGTTACACCCGGGGTTTCTTACAACGATAAGGTACTGGATCATAAGGAGAATAATTTCCTTTGCAGCCTGCAGTTGGGAGATAAGGTCTCCGGCATCGCTTTTCTCGACATTTCAACCGGTGAATTTTATGCCGCCCAGGGTAATAATGATTATATCGATAAGCTTTTGCAGGGTTTCAAGCCCAGTGAGGTTATAATCCAGAAAAGCAAGCGGGAGCGTTTCCAGCAGCTTTTCGGGAACAAATTTTACACTTATACTTTTGATGACTGGGTATTTACGGAAGATTTCGCGAAAGATATCCTGACTGCCCATTTCGGCACCACTTCGCTGAAAGGCTTCGGCGTGGAGGATATGCCCCATGCGGTGGTGGCCGCAGGCGGTGCTTTCCATTACCTGGCTGAAACGCACCACGATAAAATCCGGCATATCGTCAAAATTTCCCGGATTGAAGAAGACAAATATGTCTGGCTCGACCGGTTCACGGTACGCAACCTGGAACTGGTCAGCTCGATCAACGAGAAGGGCAGGACCCTCATGGACGTGATCGACCGGACGCTGACACCGATGGGATCAAGGATGATGAGGCGGTGGATCGTTCTGCCGCTCAAGGAACGCAAGCCCATTGAAGAAAGGCTGGATATCGTGGAATTCCTGATGAAGCATAACGAGTTTGCTGAAACCCTGAGTAAGCAATTTAAGCTGACCGGGGACCTGGAACGGCTCATCTCGAAGGTTGCAGTGAGCAGGATTACGCCGCGCGAAGTAGTACAATTTAAAAGAGCCCTTTATGCCGCTGAAGAGATTAAGAATATATGCGAAAGGACCGGACATGCTGCCCTTCAGAAGATTAGCGAGCAGTTGAACCCCTGCAAGATAATACGTGACCGCATCGAAAACGAAATTCAGGACGATCCGCCTACCGCGGTAAGCAAAGGAGGTGTGATGAAGAACGGGGTTTCGCCCGAATTGGATGAACTGAGGGGATTGCTTTTTTCCGGGAAAGATTATCTTCAGAAGCTACAACAGCGGGAGATTGCCCGCACCGGGATCACTTCGCTGAAGGTGGGCTATAATAACATCTTCGGCTATTATCTTGAAGTAACCAATTCACATAAAGACAAGGTTCCTTCAGAATGGAACCGCAAACAGACGCTGGTCGGCGCGGAACGTTACATCACCGAAGAGCTGAAGGATTACGAACAGAAGATACTCGGGGCGGAAGAAAAGATCCTCGTCCTTGAAAGCCGCTTGTACGATGAACTGATCCAGGACCTGGCCGATTACATCCGCCCGGTGCAGCTAAATGCCAACTGGATAGCCCATCTCGACTGCCTGCTGTCCTTTGCCGTCATTGCCAAAGAAAATAATTACCGCCGTCCTGAGATCAACGACAGTTTTGAAATCGAGATCAAAGAGGGCCGCCACCCGGTCATTGAACTAGAATTACCGTTAGGGGAGAAATATGTTTCCAACGACATCAGTCTTGATCACGAAAAGCAGCAGATCATCATCATCACAGGGCCAAACATGTCGGGTAAATCGGCTTTATTGCGCCAGGCGGCACTGATTGTGCTGATGGCCCAGTTAGGCTCTTTCGTCCCGGCAGAGGAGGCGAAGATCGGGTTAGTCGACAAGATATTCACCCGTGTCGGGGCATCGGATAATATCTCTTCCGGGGAATCGACATTCATGGTGGAGATGAACGAAACTGCCAGCATCCTCAACAATATAAGCACCCGCAGCCTGATCCTGCTTGACGAAATTGGCCGTGGCACCAGCACATACGACGGCATTTCGATCGCCTGGGCGATCACCGAATTTCTTCACGAGCACCCTGCATACCGGCCCAAAGTGCTCTTTGCCACACATTACCATGAGCTGAACGAGATGGCTGCCACACACAAGCGGATACGGAACTACCATATATCGGTTAAAGAGATTGGCAACCAGGTGATCTTCCTGCGCAAATTATGCAAGGGAGGCAGTGAGCATAGCTTCGGTATCCATGTGGCCCGCATGGCCGGCATGCCGCCGAAGGTCATCGAAAGGGCCAATGAATTACTCAAACTGCTGGAGCGTTCTCATAGCAACGACGAACTGGCAAAGATGGCCAAAGAGCTCGCCACAACCGATAAAGACCAATTCCAGCTTTCCTTTATTCAGCTTGATGATCCTCTTTTGGAACAGATCAAGCAGGATATCCTGCACACCGATATCGACAATCTTACACCTCTCGAAGCGCTGATGAAGCTGCATACGATCAGGAAACGGCTTGGAGGAACAGAGACATGAAAAATCGTCTATCGTCCTTATTGATCCAATAGCGTATAAAGCTCTTTCAAGTCAGGGGATAAGATGACTTCAGTTCTGCGATTGCCGGCACGTCCTTCAGCTGTTTCATTCGTTTTTACGGGGTGAAATTCTCCTCTGCCTGATGCCGTGATACGATTCGAATCAAAGCCATTGTCTTTTGTCAAAATACGTACAATGGATGTGGCTCTTGCTGTGCTGAGATCCCAATTATCTTCAAATAGATTTGTTTTAATGGGGACATTATCCGTATGGCCTTCAATCATCACAGTGATGTCTTTGGTACTGTTAAGCACCTTGGCAAGAGATTTGAGCGCTTCTTTTCCTTGAGGATTAACCACATCGCTACCCGATTTGAACAGCAATTTTTCTTCGAGCGAAACATAAACGTTTCCGTCTTTAATGTAAACGTATAGCTCATCAGTTTTATAATTCATCAGCGCATCGGCTATTGAATTTTTAAGCTTGGTCATCACCCCGATAGCTATCAGGATAGAGGGCTTTTTCATTTAAACGATTTGAATCGCTAAAGTGCCATTTTGATTGTACATATGATTTATATTAGTTTGTGAATATTATTCTTTATGCTTCTCCTTATTGTTTTTTGGTTTCCCGAATCACAATCTCAAGCAGGGCATGACGCTTTTTGGCATCCTGAATCAGGGAATCAGCGTTATCCTGACCGATAGCAAAACAGGTCTTGATTGTTTCGCGGATTTGCATACCCTCTTGCAGTAGTTCTTCGGGCATCAATCGCTCAAATTGTTCATGATATTTCCCTGTTAGCAAATCATCAATAGAGGACCCTTTCAGCAATTGTCCCTTGCGGTTAATCCAGCCCATGTCAAGTAATTGGGTAATAAAAGACGGCACTTGTTTATTTTTAAGAAAAGTCTGAAAATAATCCATCACTTTACGGGTGAACCGCCGTCGGATTTCCTTGACAATCAGTTTGACAATCAATTTATCAAGGTCATCGCTCAGTTTTTGATACTGTATTAAATCTGTCGTCCCTTGTTGCGCCCGTTCGAGAACTTCGCTGGGAACAATACGAATTGAAATTTCCATCATCTTTTGTCCTTCATCACTCAGCGCGTATTGAATATCCATGCTCATGCCCTTCATCTCACGGATCAGTTTCCGCCTTTCTTCCGGTGAACAATCCACCGATAGCCGCTCTCCGTGCTTTTCCATGTCCAAAATCGTCTTAACCAAGCCTGAACCCGCTTGCGGGAAGAAAAGATTTGCAACGCGATAAAGAGCAAGTAGTTTTTCCGTGGAAACTTTTTCAGCGTTAAGGTAAAGCGGTGAAAACAGAATAGGATTGGCTCGTAATAACGAAGGTTTCTGAGGCATATTGTTCCACTTTAGGCGTTATAAATTGCTCCAATACTGCGGAATGGAAGGCGATAAATAACATAAGAAACCAAAAAATCCGTTTCAAGCATTTTATCCAAAAGGTGCATAACGCCCATAAAAACAATGGGCAATTCTCCTTTTTGAAGTGTGCTTGTAATACGTTTTAAGATGAATTTATCCCTCACTGTTAGTAGTTCCC is a genomic window containing:
- a CDS encoding cysteate synthase; translation: MVHNFQPTAYHLQSLVTGRDFEDAGWMLEAPGEDKPSLLQTVYTQDQLQVKDDGLGLYKFVEWLPVKRFLNGSSSPVTYKSEKLASSLGLTNLYITFSGWWPEKGATMKTCSFKETEAYSVCARLQENSGKVLVVASAGNTARSFARVCSDNNIPLLLCVPEDNLDALWFDEKINDCVKVIASRKGSDYFDAIHLSNLACKLEKFLPEGGAKNVARRDGMATTVLSAVTTIGRIPGYYFQAVGSGTGAIAAWEADKRFIKDGRYGNNKMKLMVSQNAPFLPIYNAWKAGSRELLPLDDDLARRYVEEIWAKVLSNRKPPYSISGGLFDALKDSGGDVLLVPNKEAFSAGELFLEIEGIDLHPAAAVATASLINACREKKVEKDAVIMLNITGGGEERFKRGRQLNYLKPSVVFDINPSLDDVKVKLGSLFADH
- a CDS encoding PorT family protein; this translates as MKKIIIFTILLSSFVSASFAQLELKPAIGINAARFDSNPSFKTDPDSLIANGRAGFQIGASLAIGRNMYVEPGIFYNKMNQSFTPANTEKSVFTYNTSFIRIPVNFGFKLIGKNSNFASLRIFLGPSMFIPVNVKENSYPLVKADLKSPQFDIAAGAGLNIWFLFLDVSYGWGLTPQFKDDSIEAKMQSFYANLGFRFKLKNDDE
- a CDS encoding serpin family protein — encoded protein: MKPFIALFLLVFMISAVSCKKDPEGPKQPKPIYLPEKAGEVIAGSNGFGIDLFRVTALQEDGNLMLSPLSAGTALTMLLNGCNSQTYVQIRDMLGYEGLTLDEINSTYRSLIEQLLAVDPEVQLALANAVWYRQDFLVKQTFLEVMDSSFESQIGALDFSQPSALETINKWASDNTNGKIPKVLEEIEPDMVMLLMNALYFKGTWTYQFETNQTAIAPFHLENGSAVNVDMMRSLIPVKMYSGNGAAAVELPYGRQNFSMVIILPDNSLGEYLTDFDKADWSSITAALDAITEPGEAEMIVPKFKFDYEKYLNDQLKTLGMMDAFDPYLADLSGISDADIYVDFVKQNTYVDVNEEGTEAAAVTTIGIKEVSMPPSFTVDKPFIFAIRERTTNTLLFIGKVENPTY
- a CDS encoding RNA methyltransferase, whose translation is MKKLSMAQLNRLSAEEFKNSDKMPVIIVLDDVRSAYNVGSIFRTADAFRVSGIYICGISARPPHKDISKTALGATESVEWKYFQDVAAAVSLLKEEGFMVYAIEQVDESIPLEQFQPELGSKIALIFGHEVFGVKEGLLPLVDGCIEIPQFGTKHSFNVAISAGIVLWELSKKMEELMIRGA
- the mutS gene encoding DNA mismatch repair protein MutS — its product is MSNDPDIIDTPLMRQYATIKAKYPDALLLFRVGDFYETFGEDAVKTSKILGIVLTRRANGAASYVDLAGFPYHALDTYLPKLVRAGQRVAICDQLEDPKLTKKIVKRGVTELVTPGVSYNDKVLDHKENNFLCSLQLGDKVSGIAFLDISTGEFYAAQGNNDYIDKLLQGFKPSEVIIQKSKRERFQQLFGNKFYTYTFDDWVFTEDFAKDILTAHFGTTSLKGFGVEDMPHAVVAAGGAFHYLAETHHDKIRHIVKISRIEEDKYVWLDRFTVRNLELVSSINEKGRTLMDVIDRTLTPMGSRMMRRWIVLPLKERKPIEERLDIVEFLMKHNEFAETLSKQFKLTGDLERLISKVAVSRITPREVVQFKRALYAAEEIKNICERTGHAALQKISEQLNPCKIIRDRIENEIQDDPPTAVSKGGVMKNGVSPELDELRGLLFSGKDYLQKLQQREIARTGITSLKVGYNNIFGYYLEVTNSHKDKVPSEWNRKQTLVGAERYITEELKDYEQKILGAEEKILVLESRLYDELIQDLADYIRPVQLNANWIAHLDCLLSFAVIAKENNYRRPEINDSFEIEIKEGRHPVIELELPLGEKYVSNDISLDHEKQQIIIITGPNMSGKSALLRQAALIVLMAQLGSFVPAEEAKIGLVDKIFTRVGASDNISSGESTFMVEMNETASILNNISTRSLILLDEIGRGTSTYDGISIAWAITEFLHEHPAYRPKVLFATHYHELNEMAATHKRIRNYHISVKEIGNQVIFLRKLCKGGSEHSFGIHVARMAGMPPKVIERANELLKLLERSHSNDELAKMAKELATTDKDQFQLSFIQLDDPLLEQIKQDILHTDIDNLTPLEALMKLHTIRKRLGGTET
- a CDS encoding OmpA family protein, with amino-acid sequence MKKPSILIAIGVMTKLKNSIADALMNYKTDELYVYIKDGNVYVSLEEKLLFKSGSDVVNPQGKEALKSLAKVLNSTKDITVMIEGHTDNVPIKTNLFEDNWDLSTARATSIVRILTKDNGFDSNRITASGRGEFHPVKTNETAEGRAGNRRTEVILSPDLKELYTLLDQ